The Pyxidicoccus sp. MSG2 DNA segment GCCACCTGGAGCACCACCTCCGCCAGCACCAGCCCCACCGCCCACACCACGAGCACTGCGGCCACCGCGCGGCGCAGGCGTGGGTCCACCGTCGGCGGAGGAGCAGAGGCCATGGGGGTCGACACGCTATCTCACCAGCACCCGGCCGCGAGGAAGGTGCAGCAGGCCCTCGCGCCGCAGCCACACCGCCCCGGCCACCAGCACCAGGAGGAAGGTGGGCATCCACGCGGCCACGAAGGGCGGCAGCCGCTCTGTCAGCACCAGCGTGCGGCAGACCACCATCAACCCCCACATGGCCACCGCCGTGAGCAGCCCCTCGATGATGGCCGCCGTCAGGTGACCCCGGCGGTTGGTGCGCAGCGCCAGCCCCACGCCCAGCAGCGCCGCGGGCAGCGCCGCCATGGGATAGGCGAACCGGTTGTGCAGCGCGAGCTCGAACTGGCGCGTCGCGAGCCCCACCTCCTTGCGCGCGGCAATCTGCTCCCGCAGCTCCGCCACACGCATCTGCTCCGGCCGACCCGGGCGGATGCGGAAGACGTTGGCCGGCACGCCCAAATCGTACTCGGCCTCGGCGAGCTGCTTCACGGACGTGCGGCCCTCGCCGGGGAAGCTGCGGTCCACCACGTCCACCAGCCGCCAGCGCGTGCCCTCCTGCGAGTGCATCTCCGCCGCGTCCAGGCGCTGGCGCAGCTCGAATTCCTTCGACACCGTGAAGATGGACACGTCCCGGAAGCCGTCCTGCGCGCTGCCCGAGCGGAGGAAGAAGATGCGGTCCCCCCGCCGGAACCACTGCTTCGGCGTGTAGTAGAAGCGCCAGTCGCCTCCACGGTTGAAGCGCTGGGTGGTGATTTCATCCACCCGCCGTCCCGCATGCGTCGCCACCCACTCGTCGAAGGCCACCAGCCCCACGCACGCCGTCAGCGAGCACACGAGGATGGGCACGTACAACGCGGACGGGCCGAACGTCAGGGCGCGGATGGCCGTCACCTCGCCCTGCTTGCGCAGCGCGGACACCGCCGTCCCCGCGGCCAGGAGCAGCGCGGCGGGCCCCAGTTGCTGCACCGACACCAGCGCCTTGTACGCGTACAGCTTCGCCGCGGCCTCCACCCAGCCGGGCCCGGTGTACGACTTCGCGCGGTCCACGAAGTCCACCACCACGAAGATGACGACCAGCCCCGTGAGGATGCCCAGGGCGAAGCGCAGGTACGTGCGCAGCACGTAGCCGAAGAGGGTGCCCTTCACCGGACCGTCCCCGAGCGGTTCACGCGGTAGAGGGCCACCGCGCCCACCAGCATGAAGATGACGTTGGCCAGCTGCCCGGCCAGCTCCACCGGCAGCTTCCCCTTCTGTCCCATCTGCTCGAAGGCGCGGCTCAGCAGGTAGTACAGGACGTAGCCGCCCAGCGTCAGCAGATAGCCCCAGGCCCGCCCCGACTGCCGTCGGCCGATGGCCAGCGGCGTGCCCAGCAGCGCGAAGGCGATGGGCGCCAGCGCGTTGCCCAGCCGGTTGTGCAGCGCCATGCGGAACGAGCGCGGGTCTCCACCCTGCGCCTCCGCGTCGGCCGCCGCCTGCATGAGCTCCATGGGCGTCAGCTCCTCCTTCGCGGAGGTGAAGCGGCTGCGCTGGCCCATGGACACGCCCACGCCCACGCTGATGTCCGACTTGTCGAAGTGGATGACGCTGTAGTCCTCGCCCGCGCGGCCGGAGCGGTGGACCTCGCCGTCCTCCAGGGCGAAGCGCAGCACCTCGCCCTTCCCGCTGACGCCCACCTGACCTCGGTGCGCCAGCACCAGCAGCGGCGCGCTCGCCTCGCGGTCGTCGTGCAGCAGCACGTTCGTCCACCGCCCGTCCGTCGACGCCCGCTCCGCGTAGAGTGTCAGGTCGCTCAGGTCCTCGTAGAAGACGCCGGACTTCACGTCCCCCACCACGTTCTTCCGGATGACCTCGCTCACCAATTCCTTCACCCCGGTGAGCCCCCAGGGCTGCGCGGTGGAGGTAATCAGCATCATCAGCGCGCTGAGCGTCGCGGCCACGCCCATCGGCGCGGCCAGCAGGCGCATCGGCCCCACGCCCAGCGACTGGAGCGCCGTCAGCTCCCTGTCTTCTCCCAGCCGCCCCAGCCCCAGGAGGATGGCCAGCAGGAAGGCGATGGGCAGCGCCATCATCAGGAAGTGCGGCGCCAGGTAGGCAATGAGCCGCCCCAGGTCCACCAGCGTCACCGAGGAGCCCAGCAGCACGTCCGTGCCCCGCAGGAACTGCATGACGAACAGGAGCAGGAACATGAACGCCACCCACACCCCGAGCGGCACCAGCAGCTCCCTGAGCAGGTAGCGAGAGACGCGGTTCACGGCGCGGCCTTCATCCCTCGCGCGCCGATGTCCCGGCGGAAGTGCATGCCCTCGAAGCGCACCGCCTCCGCCGCCGCGTAGGCCCGCTCGCGCGCTTGCGCCAGGTCCTCACCCCGCGCGCACACCGTCAGCACCCGGCCGCCGCTCGTCACCAGCGCGCCGTCCTTCGCATCCACGCCCGCGAGGAACACCCTGGCGTCCGCCGGCACCGCGTCCAGCCCGTCGATGCGCTGGCCCTTCCTCGGCGCGTCCGGGTAGCCCTGCGCGGCCAGCACCACGCCCACCGATGCGCCGGGGTTCGACACCAGCGGCCGCGGCTCCAGCCGGCCTTTCGCGCATGCGTCCACCAGCGGCAGCAGGTCCTCGCCCAGCTGCATCATCAGCACCTGCGTCTCCGGGTCGCCGAAGCGCGCGTTGAACTCCAGCACCTTCGGCCCGCTGCGCGTGAGCATCAGCCCCGCGTACAGCACGCCCCGGAACGGGAGCCCGCGCCGGCGCAGCACGGCCAGCGTGGGGGCGACGACGCGCTCCCCCACTTCAGCCAATTGCGCGTCGGTCAGGAAGGGGGCCGGGCTGTACGCGCCCATGCCGCCGGTGTTGGGCCCCGTGTCCCCGTCTCCCACCCGCTTGTGGTCCTGCGACAGGGGCAGCATGACGTAGCGCTCGCCGTCGCACAGGGCCATGGCGGAGACCTCCTCGCCCTCCAGCAACTCCTCCAGGACCATCGTCTGGCCCGCCGCGCCCATGGCGCCCACCGCGCGCACCGCCGCCCGGGCGGCCTCCACGTCGTGCGCCACGATGACGCCCTTGCCCGCGGCCAACCCGTCCGCCTTGACGACGATGCGGCCCTGCTCCACCGCGTAGGCTTCTGCCCGAGCCACGTCCGTGAAGGTGCGGAAGGCCGCGGTGGGCACGCCCGCCTCGGCCATGATTTCCTTCGCGAAGGCCTTGGAGCCCTCGATGAGGGCCGCGCCCGCCACCGGGCCGAAGCAGGGGATGCCGGCCTTCGCCAGCGCGTCCGCCACGCCCGCCACCAGCGGCGCCTCCGGCCCCACCATCACCAGGTCCACCGCCTCGCGCTTCGCCAGCGCCACCACCTCGTCCGGCACTTCGGCGCGCACCGGGACGTTGGTGGCCAGCCGCGCGG contains these protein-coding regions:
- a CDS encoding LptF/LptG family permease, with translation MKGTLFGYVLRTYLRFALGILTGLVVIFVVVDFVDRAKSYTGPGWVEAAAKLYAYKALVSVQQLGPAALLLAAGTAVSALRKQGEVTAIRALTFGPSALYVPILVCSLTACVGLVAFDEWVATHAGRRVDEITTQRFNRGGDWRFYYTPKQWFRRGDRIFFLRSGSAQDGFRDVSIFTVSKEFELRQRLDAAEMHSQEGTRWRLVDVVDRSFPGEGRTSVKQLAEAEYDLGVPANVFRIRPGRPEQMRVAELREQIAARKEVGLATRQFELALHNRFAYPMAALPAALLGVGLALRTNRRGHLTAAIIEGLLTAVAMWGLMVVCRTLVLTERLPPFVAAWMPTFLLVLVAGAVWLRREGLLHLPRGRVLVR
- a CDS encoding LptF/LptG family permease, translated to MNRVSRYLLRELLVPLGVWVAFMFLLLFVMQFLRGTDVLLGSSVTLVDLGRLIAYLAPHFLMMALPIAFLLAILLGLGRLGEDRELTALQSLGVGPMRLLAAPMGVAATLSALMMLITSTAQPWGLTGVKELVSEVIRKNVVGDVKSGVFYEDLSDLTLYAERASTDGRWTNVLLHDDREASAPLLVLAHRGQVGVSGKGEVLRFALEDGEVHRSGRAGEDYSVIHFDKSDISVGVGVSMGQRSRFTSAKEELTPMELMQAAADAEAQGGDPRSFRMALHNRLGNALAPIAFALLGTPLAIGRRQSGRAWGYLLTLGGYVLYYLLSRAFEQMGQKGKLPVELAGQLANVIFMLVGAVALYRVNRSGTVR
- the purD gene encoding phosphoribosylamine--glycine ligase, which encodes MDVKVLLLGSGGREHALAWKLSQSPRLTRLLCGPGNPGTARLATNVPVRAEVPDEVVALAKREAVDLVMVGPEAPLVAGVADALAKAGIPCFGPVAGAALIEGSKAFAKEIMAEAGVPTAAFRTFTDVARAEAYAVEQGRIVVKADGLAAGKGVIVAHDVEAARAAVRAVGAMGAAGQTMVLEELLEGEEVSAMALCDGERYVMLPLSQDHKRVGDGDTGPNTGGMGAYSPAPFLTDAQLAEVGERVVAPTLAVLRRRGLPFRGVLYAGLMLTRSGPKVLEFNARFGDPETQVLMMQLGEDLLPLVDACAKGRLEPRPLVSNPGASVGVVLAAQGYPDAPRKGQRIDGLDAVPADARVFLAGVDAKDGALVTSGGRVLTVCARGEDLAQARERAYAAAEAVRFEGMHFRRDIGARGMKAAP